One genomic window of Leptospira harrisiae includes the following:
- a CDS encoding MBOAT family O-acyltransferase, protein MLFNSFEFLVFFFVTIIVGNILKNRWQKLFFLLTSYYFYMAWQPSSISCTGMATEGFKFYTDRLYCDFKINPYVFILIFSTIIDYFAARLIEEKQDGDSARGWLLVLSLVVNLGTLGFFKYTDFLLGVINDIHLLGAYQFPKQNIILPVGISFYTFQSMSYTIDVYNRKIEARKSFLDFALYVAFFPQLVAGPIVRAETFFRDLDFRLGVYKENIDTAFALILIGFTRKIVFADNLARVVDSTFANYQNLNSIEIWTGALAFGWQIYFDFAGYTDIAIGVARLFGFQFNPNFNFPMSCRNIADHWSRWHISFSTWIRDYIYIPLGGSRVSIIMYIRNIMITWLFAGLWHGAAYHYLGWGIWQGTMLLSHKFYGDTKVAKFLNGKGGRVYDLFARVFTMFCLAFGFIMFRAETMEKAIPMMKALVFLNDSVAPLTRWTNYRFGILLVICFTASYVFSKRQIPTLLTGSWLKYTTFVIVNVLLLLLFGVTESQNFLYFQF, encoded by the coding sequence ATGTTATTTAACTCTTTTGAATTTTTAGTTTTCTTTTTTGTAACGATCATCGTAGGAAACATTTTAAAGAACCGATGGCAAAAACTCTTTTTTTTACTCACCAGTTATTACTTCTATATGGCTTGGCAACCATCCTCTATTTCCTGTACAGGAATGGCAACGGAAGGATTTAAATTTTATACCGATAGACTCTATTGTGATTTTAAAATTAATCCTTATGTATTTATCTTAATTTTTTCAACCATCATAGACTACTTTGCAGCACGATTGATTGAGGAAAAACAGGACGGTGACAGTGCAAGAGGCTGGTTACTTGTATTATCACTTGTTGTAAACCTTGGAACACTTGGATTTTTTAAATACACGGATTTTCTACTCGGCGTTATCAATGACATCCACCTTTTGGGTGCTTATCAATTTCCAAAACAAAACATTATCCTTCCTGTAGGAATTTCATTTTATACATTCCAATCAATGAGTTATACCATTGACGTATACAATCGCAAAATAGAGGCACGGAAATCATTTCTCGACTTTGCGTTATATGTTGCTTTTTTTCCACAACTAGTAGCAGGACCTATTGTTCGAGCAGAGACTTTTTTCCGAGACTTAGACTTTCGTCTTGGAGTATATAAAGAAAATATTGATACTGCATTCGCTTTAATATTGATCGGATTCACAAGAAAGATCGTGTTCGCAGACAATCTCGCACGTGTGGTAGATTCTACATTTGCAAATTATCAAAATTTAAACTCTATTGAAATTTGGACGGGTGCATTGGCATTTGGATGGCAAATCTATTTCGACTTTGCTGGTTATACAGACATTGCAATTGGTGTCGCAAGATTGTTTGGGTTCCAATTCAATCCAAATTTTAACTTTCCAATGTCTTGCCGAAACATTGCTGACCATTGGTCAAGGTGGCATATTTCTTTTTCCACTTGGATTAGAGATTACATCTATATTCCATTAGGAGGCTCGAGAGTAAGTATAATCATGTATATACGTAATATTATGATCACATGGTTGTTCGCTGGCTTATGGCATGGTGCAGCTTACCATTATTTAGGTTGGGGAATTTGGCAAGGAACGATGTTGCTTTCCCATAAATTTTATGGGGATACTAAGGTAGCAAAATTTTTAAACGGCAAAGGTGGAAGAGTTTATGATCTTTTTGCTCGTGTTTTTACAATGTTTTGTTTGGCATTTGGTTTTATAATGTTTCGTGCAGAAACTATGGAAAAAGCTATTCCAATGATGAAGGCGCTTGTTTTTTTGAATGATTCTGTTGCCCCACTTACTCGTTGGACAAATTATCGGTTTGGAATTTTGTTGGTGATTTGTTTTACTGCAAGTTATGTTTTTTCGAAACGACAAATCCCAACACTACTCACTGGAAGTTGGCTAAAGTATACAACCTTCGTAATTGTTAATGTCTTACTATTATTACTTTTTGGAGTCACTGAAAGTCAGAACTTTCTCTACTTTCAATTTTAA
- a CDS encoding nucleotide pyrophosphohydrolase → MENDEVTLNQLQSEVNDWIQTIGVRYFSELTNLAILVEEVGELSRLMARKYGDQSFKFGESAENIPNEIGDILFVLTCLANQMGISLQDAIQTTIQKNTKRDLNRHKNNPKL, encoded by the coding sequence TTGGAAAACGATGAAGTTACCTTAAATCAATTACAATCGGAAGTAAACGATTGGATTCAGACAATTGGAGTAAGATACTTTTCAGAACTAACCAATTTAGCAATTCTTGTGGAGGAAGTGGGAGAACTTTCAAGACTTATGGCAAGAAAGTATGGAGACCAATCTTTTAAATTCGGCGAATCTGCAGAGAATATTCCAAACGAAATTGGTGATATCCTATTTGTCCTCACTTGTTTAGCAAACCAAATGGGAATTTCTCTTCAGGATGCCATCCAAACAACAATTCAAAAAAATACAAAACGCGATTTGAATCGTCATAAAAACAATCCAAAACTCTAA
- a CDS encoding Kelch repeat-containing protein has product MNKLVYLSFLFSVGCMFPAEYRNIFDPKSTGSLLLGAFLYTTPFSCSDNTNTKALGSVDQVILQCNRELANLDTSYLAEANQSVFSNISFTKLDRDRLFVKFDPLTDDGQYDLKLSGVVSNSGETLENDKLSIIIDTKIPTVSLVGYIPITDYTFFSPRYWDFVSSEPLENFGPPILSGPLASSVVLRSVQKVNETTYRVYFETNFSSNNPGSLTFQFLNSKDNASNIVSNSLTIQFIGLVPGPNLHFSRIEFEAFQNTNGDVIAIYGSSSTAEILRKGASDFILTNPNLPPIARGERGVMLDGKNLLITGGIQSANAYALTSSYLFDTDTATFTPTGNMNGPRHLHNIVKLQDGKILILGGIRDFAPVTPTYYTSLNTAEVYDPTTGTFTEVSNRMMTSRSFSCSVLLDDGRVFIIGGTDGIFAPKDTTEFFDPNTQTFSWGPTLPVPVGALKCMKLADGNVLIYGAQLSNLNNSTMLYDYSRNQIFTIANSKFRREWSVASELPDGGILFYGGAYRYTTSEPSRVIEKLDYAKSNNFFDMGMARYSVSKHSGIKFSDGTLLFLGGETGGVANLGTDYYGLSN; this is encoded by the coding sequence TTGAATAAATTAGTTTATCTTTCGTTTCTTTTTTCTGTTGGTTGTATGTTTCCGGCAGAGTATAGGAATATTTTTGATCCGAAATCTACGGGAAGTTTACTTCTAGGTGCCTTTTTATATACAACACCTTTTAGTTGTTCCGATAATACCAATACCAAAGCTCTAGGAAGTGTTGATCAGGTTATCTTACAATGCAATCGAGAACTTGCTAATTTAGATACAAGCTATCTTGCAGAAGCGAACCAAAGTGTTTTTTCAAATATAAGTTTTACTAAACTTGATAGGGATCGTCTTTTTGTGAAGTTTGATCCACTGACTGATGACGGTCAGTATGACTTGAAACTTTCAGGAGTTGTTTCCAACTCTGGTGAAACTTTGGAGAATGATAAACTTTCTATTATCATTGATACTAAAATTCCTACTGTCTCTCTTGTTGGTTATATTCCTATCACCGATTATACTTTTTTTTCGCCTAGATATTGGGACTTTGTGAGTTCGGAACCACTAGAAAATTTTGGTCCTCCAATATTAAGCGGCCCACTTGCATCTTCGGTTGTCCTTAGATCCGTTCAAAAAGTCAATGAAACTACCTACAGAGTGTATTTTGAAACTAATTTTTCTTCGAATAACCCAGGTTCACTTACATTTCAGTTTTTAAATTCAAAGGATAATGCATCCAATATAGTATCTAATAGTTTAACGATTCAGTTTATTGGACTTGTTCCGGGCCCTAATTTACATTTTAGCAGGATTGAATTTGAGGCATTTCAAAATACAAATGGCGATGTGATCGCCATCTACGGATCATCTTCGACAGCTGAGATTCTTCGGAAAGGTGCTTCTGATTTTATACTAACAAATCCAAATTTGCCACCAATTGCACGTGGCGAACGTGGAGTGATGTTAGATGGAAAAAATCTTCTTATTACTGGAGGAATTCAATCAGCAAATGCTTACGCCCTTACTTCCAGTTATCTATTTGATACGGATACAGCAACTTTCACTCCTACTGGAAATATGAATGGACCTAGACATTTACACAATATCGTTAAACTTCAGGATGGAAAAATACTCATTTTGGGCGGGATTAGAGACTTTGCGCCGGTCACACCCACTTATTATACTTCTTTGAATACAGCAGAGGTATATGATCCTACTACAGGGACTTTTACGGAAGTTTCCAATCGAATGATGACTTCCAGATCCTTTTCTTGTTCTGTCCTTCTGGATGATGGAAGGGTTTTTATAATTGGTGGTACTGATGGAATTTTTGCACCTAAGGACACAACGGAATTTTTTGATCCAAATACACAAACCTTCTCTTGGGGACCAACTTTGCCAGTTCCTGTGGGCGCTCTGAAGTGTATGAAATTAGCAGATGGGAATGTCCTGATTTATGGAGCACAGTTATCAAATTTAAACAACTCCACTATGTTATACGATTATTCACGAAACCAAATTTTTACAATAGCAAATTCCAAATTTCGCAGAGAATGGAGTGTCGCATCAGAATTGCCGGATGGTGGGATTCTGTTTTATGGTGGTGCCTATCGATATACCACAAGTGAACCAAGTCGAGTTATAGAAAAACTTGATTATGCAAAGAGTAATAATTTTTTCGATATGGGAATGGCTAGATATAGTGTATCAAAACATAGTGGTATCAAATTCTCTGACGGAACTTTATTGTTTCTCGGAGGCGAAACGGGAGGAGTCGCTAATTTAGGAACGGATTATTACGGTCTTTCAAATTAA
- a CDS encoding Kelch repeat-containing protein codes for MEKIKFIFFFSFLISCQLTSGQNAFDPNSPANLSLFLLGGEPVVNMEFSTNRVQPGGTIYISTNHDFTAKADGLRLPISGVGVNPISQVIPRSRYLYEVRMKPAITTGKFSVNLKDYYLNESLIVNPANFEFEIDSQPPVLELRTGNGIDISELQSGFLDIVSNEEIVWEGKLSQVSLSGTAKNTLVVSDVIVSERNIRLLFAGDPNSNGGLLTISFIGVNDKAANSQGTVMVPINVFAFKSGPNLNVARRSCVGIELDDGRRLVLGGRAKKDVLINGNGTLSHAEFYNSVAKQFVPAPDMVYRRQEFDIVKLQDGRLFVSGGFGGKVGDPSNGSLSSTEIYDPISNVWIEGPSLTTPRQLHKMTVLPNGDVLVVGGLSPFKPFQSVAMVELVHITNNPATMTVEAIGNLSDSRGKQAQVLSHASGKVVIFGGERSDVTGPMPNDFNAYALDSIALYDINSKTLTNSSVKLYKRFNHFAHGLTNGEILVLGGINSRFDTSQPVLRAQIYNPFTDTIRDHKNLLFGREWGSSFVFPYGKDQLIIAGGLEYRTVNGSTFDSIHDTESWSESINRFYMTSRSLNARWEGCEIRYSSAGGGMILGGRIGDILGNTEEYSFE; via the coding sequence ATGGAAAAGATTAAGTTTATTTTCTTTTTTTCATTTTTAATCTCTTGCCAACTTACTTCTGGCCAAAATGCATTTGATCCAAATTCACCGGCAAACTTGAGTTTGTTTTTACTCGGTGGAGAACCTGTGGTTAATATGGAATTTTCAACCAATCGTGTACAACCCGGTGGAACCATTTATATTTCTACGAATCATGATTTTACTGCGAAGGCAGATGGATTACGATTACCAATTTCCGGAGTAGGTGTGAACCCAATTTCCCAGGTGATCCCTCGTAGTAGGTATTTATATGAAGTTCGAATGAAACCAGCTATAACTACTGGTAAGTTTAGTGTTAACTTAAAAGATTATTATTTGAATGAATCACTTATCGTGAATCCAGCAAACTTCGAATTTGAAATTGATTCCCAGCCGCCGGTTCTTGAACTTCGGACGGGAAACGGAATCGATATATCTGAATTACAATCAGGATTTTTGGATATCGTATCGAATGAAGAGATAGTATGGGAAGGAAAATTATCACAAGTTTCATTATCTGGGACTGCAAAAAATACCCTTGTTGTATCCGATGTTATTGTGTCTGAACGTAACATTCGTTTGTTGTTTGCGGGGGATCCAAATTCTAATGGAGGTTTACTCACCATTTCATTTATTGGAGTGAATGATAAGGCCGCCAACTCTCAAGGGACAGTGATGGTACCTATCAATGTCTTTGCTTTTAAAAGTGGCCCCAATCTCAATGTGGCTAGAAGGTCATGTGTCGGAATTGAGTTAGATGATGGACGACGACTTGTTTTGGGTGGAAGAGCAAAAAAGGATGTTTTGATCAATGGTAATGGTACACTCAGTCACGCTGAATTTTATAATTCTGTCGCTAAACAATTTGTACCGGCCCCTGATATGGTATACCGTAGGCAGGAATTCGATATTGTAAAATTACAAGATGGTAGGTTGTTCGTATCAGGTGGGTTTGGTGGAAAAGTAGGAGATCCATCCAACGGAAGTTTATCTTCAACAGAAATTTATGATCCTATCTCCAATGTTTGGATAGAAGGCCCGTCGTTAACAACTCCTCGCCAGTTACATAAAATGACGGTCCTTCCCAATGGAGATGTTTTGGTTGTAGGAGGGCTTAGTCCGTTTAAACCATTCCAATCTGTTGCAATGGTGGAATTGGTTCACATCACGAACAATCCAGCCACAATGACTGTTGAGGCTATAGGTAACTTATCAGATTCTCGTGGTAAACAAGCCCAAGTTTTGTCACATGCTTCTGGTAAGGTAGTGATTTTTGGTGGTGAACGTTCCGATGTGACTGGGCCAATGCCAAATGATTTTAATGCGTATGCATTGGATTCCATCGCTTTATACGACATCAATTCGAAAACTTTAACAAACTCATCTGTAAAATTATACAAACGTTTTAATCATTTTGCGCATGGATTAACAAATGGAGAGATATTGGTTCTTGGTGGAATCAATTCAAGATTTGATACAAGCCAACCAGTCCTCCGTGCTCAAATTTATAACCCATTTACGGATACAATTCGAGATCATAAAAATCTTTTGTTTGGAAGGGAGTGGGGATCCTCGTTTGTTTTTCCATATGGAAAAGACCAACTCATCATTGCAGGTGGTTTGGAATACCGTACAGTAAATGGTTCTACATTCGATTCTATTCATGATACGGAGTCTTGGTCTGAATCGATTAATCGATTTTATATGACTAGTCGTTCTTTGAATGCTCGTTGGGAAGGTTGTGAGATTCGTTATTCATCAGCTGGTGGTGGAATGATTCTTGGTGGTCGGATTGGTGATATTCTTGGAAATACGGAGGAATACAGTTTTGAATAA
- a CDS encoding kelch repeat-containing protein: MRCIFNIIFIILLFQCKIENKSQNLFDPTTLSGGSVAVLSTLAFQDGIQITTRYQTNDYPSFVKTEILDLDLNKPVSSHFNKKHFFVSENYKDDLVLRDVFPLSESKVRVLFSVSSRSEWRDPITISIRRPESLTEYVFNGKTLEFKFPYPRYIGNISEAKGQIATQTLFDGRILLVGGVSISGTTVATVEILNPESGTTTILPSLNQSLMGMAICMDPNGTVYVSGGKTIVGPATANTQLSNKIYKINSTNQTVEELPFTMQKRRFGHSMVCLNHGDLLVSGGQFQVGTDQTAIANDHEYVSIQSGNTTILNTSANLPMNTIFQFAEYDSNQERILFSGGKDRVDPFAVYSNSIWSLDLKTLVLSTLPVVLSTARSNITSINVPGNDRLVLGGVMGGGVGSRSIESWNETSSTSLTNGFTSRMKNGGSITLFSNSQILYTGGVDTYYKSAILELYDHVEKKNFVVDTMMNARSEHTAVQTNRGIVIFGDSSLADTRVELYGKD, from the coding sequence ATGCGATGCATTTTTAATATAATCTTCATCATATTACTGTTTCAATGTAAGATAGAAAACAAATCCCAAAATCTATTTGACCCGACCACACTTTCAGGCGGGTCTGTCGCAGTTTTATCTACTCTGGCATTTCAAGATGGAATTCAAATCACAACTAGATACCAAACAAATGATTATCCATCTTTTGTGAAAACAGAGATTTTAGATTTAGATCTAAATAAACCAGTCTCATCTCATTTTAATAAAAAACATTTTTTTGTTTCTGAAAATTATAAAGACGATTTAGTTTTAAGGGATGTTTTTCCTTTATCCGAATCGAAAGTACGTGTATTGTTTTCTGTTTCTTCTCGCTCTGAGTGGAGAGATCCAATCACCATTTCCATCCGAAGACCAGAATCACTGACAGAGTATGTATTTAATGGGAAAACATTAGAATTCAAATTCCCATATCCACGTTATATTGGAAATATTTCAGAAGCAAAAGGCCAGATCGCCACTCAAACTTTGTTTGACGGTAGAATTTTATTAGTTGGTGGAGTTTCTATTTCCGGGACTACGGTTGCAACTGTTGAAATTTTGAATCCAGAATCGGGAACAACCACGATCCTTCCTTCATTAAATCAAAGTTTAATGGGAATGGCCATTTGTATGGATCCAAACGGGACAGTGTATGTTTCTGGTGGGAAGACCATTGTTGGGCCTGCTACTGCCAATACGCAATTAAGTAACAAAATTTATAAAATCAACAGCACAAACCAAACAGTTGAAGAACTTCCGTTTACTATGCAGAAGCGGCGATTTGGTCATTCCATGGTATGTTTAAATCATGGTGATTTATTAGTTTCCGGTGGTCAGTTCCAAGTTGGTACAGACCAAACAGCAATTGCTAACGATCATGAATATGTATCCATACAAAGTGGAAATACAACCATATTGAATACTTCAGCTAACCTTCCAATGAATACAATATTTCAGTTTGCTGAATATGATTCGAATCAAGAGAGGATTTTGTTTTCAGGCGGTAAAGATCGGGTCGACCCATTTGCAGTGTACTCTAATTCAATTTGGAGTTTAGATTTAAAGACTTTAGTTCTTAGCACGTTGCCAGTAGTTTTATCTACGGCAAGATCCAATATAACAAGTATTAATGTGCCAGGGAATGATCGATTGGTTTTGGGCGGTGTAATGGGTGGTGGAGTTGGTTCTCGGAGTATTGAGTCTTGGAACGAAACTAGTTCAACTAGCTTAACCAATGGATTTACTAGCAGAATGAAAAATGGAGGGTCAATCACCCTGTTTTCGAATTCTCAAATTCTGTATACAGGTGGTGTGGATACTTATTATAAATCAGCGATTTTGGAACTGTATGATCATGTGGAAAAGAAGAACTTTGTAGTTGATACAATGATGAATGCGCGTTCGGAACATACAGCAGTGCAAACAAACAGAGGAATCGTTATTTTTGGAGATTCTTCTTTGGCAGATACAAGGGTTGAGTTGTATGGAAAAGATTAA
- a CDS encoding caspase family protein, whose protein sequence is MKSKILIFLFLTTPVVLPAQVSSKRFGFVVGVSEYRNLSLGDLKTAKSDALGMTKILFSYGSYNRIQTLVQEGSINSTPTKYNILTNLETLLGETNPDDLFVFYFSGHGVVDYNDKVYLLPEDANPTNPFESGIAVEQLLEMTRKYKLKRVVFFIDACRNPEDGKGEEGKKYLEGVTFRDSEIVSVFYSTKVGYSSFEDPKSGYGIFTKYLIYGLEGRADSNYNGEVSYSELSNYVISSLREWSKTNQKIQKPYTKEYAEKSEDTILTYAVNPETSLTDAPLFNPYNPTYAFRSFLYPGWGQYVRGQEEKGKIYMSIFTLGILYAGYQYNTYRHDKASYESAVGVPPNSRIAETVALNYYLIEPHRQKMETSRANLSQALTVLLFIWSANVFDFYLLGPNPKEKSGVWLDFNWENQGYMGIDRIGKLGYAMHF, encoded by the coding sequence ATGAAATCAAAAATTCTAATATTCTTATTTTTGACTACTCCAGTAGTTTTGCCAGCGCAGGTCTCATCCAAACGCTTTGGGTTTGTGGTGGGGGTGAGTGAATATAGGAATTTGTCTTTAGGCGATCTAAAAACAGCAAAAAGCGATGCTTTGGGGATGACTAAAATTTTATTCAGTTATGGGTCATACAATCGCATTCAAACCTTGGTGCAGGAAGGTTCCATCAATTCTACCCCAACTAAATACAATATTCTAACAAACTTAGAAACATTATTAGGAGAAACAAACCCTGATGATTTGTTTGTATTTTATTTTTCAGGGCATGGGGTTGTCGACTACAACGACAAAGTATATTTACTCCCTGAAGATGCCAATCCGACAAATCCTTTTGAATCTGGGATTGCCGTTGAACAACTTTTAGAAATGACTCGAAAGTATAAATTAAAAAGGGTAGTATTTTTTATTGATGCTTGTCGTAACCCAGAAGATGGAAAAGGAGAAGAGGGTAAAAAATATTTAGAGGGAGTGACATTTCGAGATTCAGAAATTGTTTCAGTTTTTTATTCCACTAAGGTAGGTTATTCTAGTTTCGAAGATCCAAAATCAGGGTATGGAATTTTTACGAAGTATCTCATCTACGGATTGGAAGGAAGAGCTGATTCCAACTATAACGGAGAAGTTTCTTATTCCGAATTGTCTAATTATGTAATTTCTTCCTTAAGAGAATGGTCAAAAACCAACCAGAAAATACAAAAACCATATACAAAAGAATACGCTGAAAAATCAGAAGATACCATTTTAACATATGCTGTCAATCCAGAGACCTCACTGACTGATGCGCCTTTATTCAATCCTTACAATCCTACATATGCATTCCGATCTTTTTTATACCCCGGTTGGGGACAATATGTGCGAGGACAGGAAGAGAAGGGAAAAATTTATATGTCCATTTTTACCTTAGGAATCCTTTACGCAGGATATCAGTACAATACCTATAGACATGACAAAGCATCTTATGAATCAGCTGTGGGAGTCCCTCCAAATTCACGCATTGCTGAAACAGTTGCCCTCAATTATTATCTGATTGAACCTCATAGACAAAAGATGGAAACTTCAAGGGCCAATTTATCGCAGGCACTTACGGTACTTCTCTTCATCTGGTCGGCAAATGTGTTTGATTTTTATCTCTTAGGGCCCAATCCTAAGGAAAAGTCAGGTGTATGGCTTGATTTCAATTGGGAAAACCAAGGTTATATGGGAATTGATAGGATTGGGAAGTTAGGATATGCGATGCATTTTTAA
- a CDS encoding methyl-accepting chemotaxis protein produces MSRTSLESIKTKKNWVELGPVYVNRVRFLLAGFYIIATLGSYKTSTTLQTTSYLVGITCMFIYGGIQAYLFKKEKLGTFFPKVLILMDITVLFAVTASGLMGGSGVAADLIKSPTLYVLYYFYVVYSAFLFSKRTLLMSTYYSAFCLLMISFIGYGQGVEFKEVEGFQSQKSTVGISNEVFKILFLICFGYLTSAVLNLLNEIKNESEERQKIAESERTTADNLNRNLIQVGSDLFKTLKSIREITTDFNFQIESQDKSINELTEFVSSFSESIQSSVDNIGKQHNQITLLNHKSDTLKLSISEIGTVVEELNSNMSDFQDRSNVLSQTVQNLEERLRSVNESQKEVSEVNDIMAEIADRTNLLALNASIEAARAGEHGRGFAVVAQEVAKLAENSNENATKIKKIITNSNRFIQEGTELASVSLKQTETLQSKYELLSGVIRTATNKINSQKNINNEVLESLDLIESISRDLDLESKVLNRDKDQMIAVVQKMEEINREVVINARKVGENTLSLEKQAADLAAES; encoded by the coding sequence ATGTCGAGAACTAGTTTAGAATCTATAAAAACAAAAAAGAACTGGGTGGAATTAGGTCCTGTGTATGTGAATCGAGTCAGATTTCTTTTGGCTGGATTCTATATCATAGCAACTCTTGGTTCGTACAAAACCTCCACTACATTACAAACAACTAGTTATTTAGTGGGGATTACCTGTATGTTTATATACGGGGGAATCCAAGCTTATTTATTCAAAAAGGAAAAGTTAGGCACATTTTTCCCAAAGGTTCTCATTCTTATGGATATCACGGTTCTTTTTGCCGTCACAGCTTCCGGCCTTATGGGGGGAAGTGGGGTTGCGGCAGATTTAATTAAATCACCTACACTCTATGTATTGTATTATTTTTATGTAGTGTATTCAGCGTTTTTATTTTCAAAACGAACACTCCTTATGAGCACATATTACTCTGCTTTTTGTCTATTAATGATTTCCTTCATTGGTTATGGGCAAGGAGTTGAATTTAAAGAAGTGGAGGGTTTTCAAAGCCAAAAGAGTACAGTTGGTATCTCGAATGAAGTATTTAAGATATTATTTTTGATTTGTTTTGGATATTTAACTTCTGCAGTATTGAATTTGTTAAACGAAATCAAAAATGAATCAGAAGAAAGACAAAAAATTGCGGAATCAGAAAGGACAACGGCTGATAATTTAAATCGTAATTTGATACAAGTTGGTTCGGATCTTTTTAAAACCTTAAAATCGATTCGTGAAATCACAACCGATTTTAATTTTCAAATTGAATCGCAAGACAAATCTATTAACGAATTGACGGAATTTGTTTCTTCTTTTTCAGAAAGTATCCAATCTTCTGTAGACAATATTGGAAAACAACACAACCAAATCACTTTGTTAAATCATAAATCCGATACATTAAAACTTAGTATTTCCGAAATTGGAACAGTTGTTGAAGAGTTGAACTCTAATATGAGTGATTTTCAAGATAGGAGCAATGTACTTTCACAAACCGTTCAAAATTTGGAAGAAAGACTCCGATCGGTGAATGAATCCCAAAAAGAAGTCAGTGAAGTGAACGATATTATGGCAGAGATTGCTGACCGAACAAACTTACTTGCATTAAATGCATCAATTGAAGCAGCAAGAGCTGGCGAACATGGAAGAGGGTTTGCCGTCGTAGCACAAGAAGTCGCAAAATTGGCCGAAAACTCAAATGAAAATGCGACTAAAATCAAAAAGATCATTACCAATTCCAATCGGTTCATTCAGGAAGGGACTGAACTTGCTTCAGTGTCACTCAAACAAACGGAAACATTACAATCCAAATATGAGCTTTTAAGTGGTGTGATTCGAACTGCAACCAACAAAATTAATTCTCAAAAGAACATCAACAATGAAGTATTGGAATCATTGGACTTAATTGAATCGATTTCGAGAGATTTGGATTTAGAATCAAAAGTGTTAAATCGAGATAAAGATCAGATGATTGCAGTAGTTCAAAAAATGGAAGAAATCAATAGAGAAGTTGTGATAAATGCTAGAAAGGTTGGCGAGAACACACTAAGTTTGGAAAAACAAGCCGCAGATCTAGCTGCAGAATCGTAA
- a CDS encoding pirin family protein — METIKPNNNSVEKKIHPAEERGHVNFGWLDSHHSFSFGHWYNPEKTNFGALRVLNDDIVEPSMGFGTHPHQNMEIVSIPLFGELAHKDSTGTNGIIRTGDVQIMSAGSGIQHSEFNHSAEKKVNFLQIWILPKVAGIEPRYAQKTFSEAGRLNRFQTVVSPIDEEAVWINQDAYFSLATLEPGKELSYSVHAPGQGIFTFLINGKLKVEDTQLERRDAVGYWGKNEYQFHAEVKSELLVIEVPMK, encoded by the coding sequence ATGGAAACAATAAAACCCAACAACAACTCCGTAGAAAAAAAAATACATCCCGCTGAAGAACGTGGGCATGTCAATTTCGGATGGTTGGACAGCCATCACTCCTTTAGTTTTGGCCATTGGTACAATCCCGAAAAAACAAACTTTGGCGCACTCCGTGTACTCAATGATGACATCGTAGAACCAAGTATGGGGTTTGGTACGCACCCACACCAAAATATGGAAATCGTTTCTATCCCTCTCTTTGGTGAGTTGGCTCATAAAGATAGCACTGGAACCAATGGTATCATTCGTACGGGAGATGTACAAATTATGTCCGCAGGTTCAGGAATCCAACATTCGGAATTCAATCATAGCGCAGAGAAGAAAGTTAATTTTTTACAAATCTGGATCCTTCCTAAGGTGGCCGGAATCGAACCAAGGTATGCGCAAAAAACTTTTTCGGAAGCGGGTCGGTTGAATCGGTTTCAAACTGTAGTTTCTCCTATCGATGAAGAAGCTGTTTGGATCAACCAAGATGCTTATTTTTCTTTGGCAACACTTGAACCAGGAAAGGAGCTTTCGTATTCAGTCCATGCACCGGGGCAAGGAATCTTTACTTTTCTCATCAACGGCAAACTGAAAGTGGAAGACACTCAACTGGAACGTCGGGATGCCGTAGGGTATTGGGGAAAAAATGAATACCAATTTCATGCCGAAGTGAAATCGGAATTACTCGTCATCGAAGTTCCGATGAAGTAA